The Synechococcus sp. MVIR-18-1 region CGAAGCGTTGGGAAAGAGGCCCACTCAGGGGCAAGTTTGGCCGCCAACTGAGGTGTCATCACACCAACATCCGTTAGCCGTAGAGCTTTGCGCCTTTGAACGAGGAACAAGGCCCCTTGATCTTGAACTTCAGGTCCAAACCCCCTCACACCCAGACTGCGCTTCACAAGATCCCAGGTGAACGGCATGAACTGATAAGCGCCCGCCGCCGCACTCGCATAACGGGAGGAGTAGATGACACGATCGGGATGGCGATCCATCGACCCCATCAGACTCCCGCCAAACATCACGCGGTAACCAACATCGTGACCGTTTTTCCAGGTTCCTTCAGCAAAGCGAATCGTGTTGAGAAGAGCTCGCCGTTCTGGGGTAATGATGTATGGAAGAGCGCTTACAGACTGATCTGTTGGGGTAGTCAGTCCCGAACGGGAGGCTTCAAGGGTTGGCATCGCAGCGACAGCAGCTTGAGCTGACTGAGACGACATCAACAAAGGACCAAAACTTGCGAGAGCCGCTGGAAGGATTCGACAGACAGTTTTCGCAAGGAAAGTCATACGTGAAAAAAAGAAAGATTGATCGAAGGAGGAGATCAACAGACCGCAGCGAGGCGGCACTCGAAATATCAGCAAAAAATAAATTGAACACAACGGGCTCAATGGACGGAACTTTGACGAACACGCTCAATCAGCCCAAGAGCTGATGTGCCAGATGAGCCATTGTCC contains the following coding sequences:
- a CDS encoding glycoside hydrolase family 104 protein, with the protein product MTFLAKTVCRILPAALASFGPLLMSSQSAQAAVAAMPTLEASRSGLTTPTDQSVSALPYIITPERRALLNTIRFAEGTWKNGHDVGYRVMFGGSLMGSMDRHPDRVIYSSRYASAAAGAYQFMPFTWDLVKRSLGVRGFGPEVQDQGALFLVQRRKALRLTDVGVMTPQLAAKLAPEWASFPTLRGRSYYGQPVKRFVNLQSFYKVNLSQLRQIRDKRQEALSGDDGSKGLKAPVCTGPKILCGMP